Proteins encoded by one window of Brevibacterium atlanticum:
- a CDS encoding bifunctional 3'-5' exonuclease/DNA polymerase has protein sequence MTDVPPAAYVLGTVPGPRGDGGQVGVVALDRAGAQFDRIDLAEAALPEFVRDREGAAQGSGAPPRWILSDTPKWYPQLLAAGVGIERCHDLRLTHAILARSELVTAPGPLRAATDWDAAPAGSDGEAQAAALFEVDAGRGHIRQVPHGLESALAEYDRQNAALESASDPGRLRLLLAAESAGGLVAVEMRAAGVPWDEIEHDRILTDILGPRPIRDGKPAKMLALAEQVREALEDPRANLDSPNRLLSSLRNAGINVASTSKWELDGSDHPAIAPLLEYKKMARLLSANGWHWLDEWVDHGRYRPVYVPGGVVTGRWAASGGGALQIPRQLRPALRADDGWRLVSADVAQLEPRALAAMSGDRAMAAAGLGRDLYSGLVDAGVVATRAEAKIAVLGAMYGSTTGEAGALVPRLRQNFPAAMHLVDTAAEVGRRGGVVSTWLGRTSPAPSEGWQRLQQAANRFDASSADEQRARRAAGDQGRFTRNFVVQGTAAEWALVWLADLRLRLARLPTIDDDGHDGVDRTATASGSVFSRRAHLVFFLHDEVIVHAPAEQAEDAAAAIRAAAASAGRLLFGDAPVDFPLDLSIGERAIKG, from the coding sequence ATGACCGATGTGCCGCCCGCCGCCTACGTGCTCGGGACCGTTCCCGGTCCGCGCGGCGACGGCGGGCAGGTGGGCGTGGTCGCGCTCGATCGCGCGGGTGCGCAGTTCGATCGGATCGATCTCGCCGAGGCGGCCCTGCCCGAATTCGTCCGCGACCGGGAGGGCGCGGCCCAGGGGAGCGGCGCCCCGCCGAGGTGGATCCTCAGTGACACCCCGAAGTGGTACCCACAGCTGCTGGCCGCGGGAGTGGGAATCGAACGCTGCCATGATCTGCGCCTGACCCATGCGATCCTTGCCCGCTCCGAGCTCGTCACCGCCCCGGGCCCGCTCCGGGCCGCAACGGACTGGGACGCCGCACCCGCCGGTTCAGACGGCGAGGCCCAAGCGGCCGCTCTCTTCGAGGTCGATGCCGGACGCGGTCATATTCGGCAGGTGCCCCACGGCCTCGAGTCCGCACTGGCCGAATACGACCGGCAGAATGCCGCGCTCGAGTCCGCGAGTGATCCGGGGCGGCTGCGGCTGCTGCTCGCTGCCGAATCGGCCGGCGGACTCGTTGCCGTGGAGATGCGCGCGGCCGGTGTCCCCTGGGACGAGATCGAACACGACCGGATCCTCACCGACATCCTCGGACCCCGCCCGATCCGCGACGGGAAGCCGGCGAAGATGCTTGCGCTGGCCGAGCAGGTGCGCGAGGCCCTCGAGGACCCGCGTGCGAACCTCGACTCCCCGAACCGCCTGCTGTCCTCCCTGCGCAATGCCGGCATCAACGTCGCCTCGACATCGAAATGGGAGCTTGACGGCAGCGACCATCCGGCGATCGCACCGCTGCTCGAGTACAAGAAGATGGCCCGACTGCTGAGCGCCAACGGCTGGCACTGGCTCGACGAATGGGTCGATCACGGCAGGTACCGCCCCGTGTACGTACCGGGTGGTGTCGTCACCGGCAGGTGGGCGGCCAGCGGGGGAGGGGCCCTCCAGATCCCACGGCAGCTGCGCCCGGCGCTGCGCGCCGATGACGGTTGGCGGCTCGTCTCCGCCGACGTCGCCCAGCTCGAACCTCGGGCGCTCGCCGCGATGTCCGGGGATCGGGCGATGGCCGCGGCCGGTCTGGGTCGGGATCTCTACTCAGGACTCGTCGACGCCGGGGTCGTCGCGACCCGGGCCGAGGCGAAGATCGCCGTGCTCGGCGCGATGTACGGCTCGACGACCGGTGAGGCGGGGGCACTCGTGCCCCGCCTGCGGCAGAATTTTCCCGCCGCCATGCATCTCGTCGACACCGCCGCCGAGGTGGGGCGCCGTGGCGGGGTCGTCTCCACCTGGTTGGGGCGGACCTCTCCGGCCCCGAGTGAGGGCTGGCAGCGCCTGCAGCAGGCGGCGAACCGCTTCGACGCGAGCAGTGCCGATGAGCAGCGAGCTCGCCGGGCTGCCGGTGACCAGGGACGATTCACCCGCAACTTCGTCGTCCAGGGCACCGCGGCCGAATGGGCCCTGGTATGGCTGGCCGATCTGCGGCTGCGCCTGGCCCGACTGCCTACGATCGATGACGATGGACACGACGGTGTCGATCGAACGGCGACCGCCTCGGGGTCGGTGTTCTCTCGCCGTGCCCACCTTGTGTTCTTCCTCCATGACGAGGTCATCGTCCATGCCCCGGCTGAGCAGGCCGAGGACGCGGCGGCCGCGATCAGGGCGGCGGCCGCCTCGGCGGGACGATTGCTCTTCGGGGATGCCCCCGTCGACTTCCCCCTCGACCTGAGCATCGGCGAACGGGCGATCAAGGGGTGA
- a CDS encoding NAD(P)-dependent alcohol dehydrogenase yields MSISVKALQKTGPDQPFRVATIERRDPRPDDVVIDIKAAGICHSDIHTIRNEWGEAHFPLTVGHEIAGVVEAVGENVTDWKVGDRVGVGCMVNSCGECEECLAGQEQNCLNGSVGTYNVEDVDGTITQGGYSQKVVVNERFVCRIPDGLDFDVAAPLLCAGITTYAPLNRWGAGEQKNGAPKKVAVLGLGGLGHMGVQIAAAMGAEVTVLSRTLKKEKAALRLGATRMLATTEEDFFSEHRGEFDLILNTISADIPVDRYLRLLKPRGVMAVVGLPPEKQPFSFGSVIGGAKAIAGSNIGGIAETQEMLDFCAEHGIAAQIETIPVTEADAAYDRVVAGDVQFRVVIDTASFDEVEAV; encoded by the coding sequence ATGAGCATCAGCGTCAAGGCACTGCAGAAGACCGGACCGGACCAGCCGTTCCGCGTGGCCACGATCGAACGTCGGGATCCGCGACCCGACGATGTCGTCATCGACATCAAGGCGGCGGGCATCTGCCACAGCGACATCCACACCATCCGCAACGAATGGGGCGAGGCCCACTTCCCGCTCACCGTCGGCCACGAGATCGCCGGCGTCGTCGAGGCCGTCGGTGAGAACGTCACCGACTGGAAGGTCGGCGACCGCGTCGGAGTCGGCTGCATGGTCAACTCGTGCGGCGAATGCGAGGAATGCCTCGCCGGGCAGGAGCAGAACTGCCTCAACGGCAGCGTCGGCACCTACAACGTCGAAGACGTCGACGGCACGATCACCCAGGGCGGCTACTCCCAGAAGGTCGTCGTCAACGAACGCTTCGTCTGCCGCATCCCCGACGGCCTCGACTTCGACGTCGCCGCCCCGCTGCTGTGCGCGGGCATCACCACCTACGCACCGCTCAACCGCTGGGGTGCGGGTGAGCAGAAGAACGGAGCGCCGAAGAAGGTCGCCGTGCTCGGCCTCGGCGGACTCGGCCACATGGGCGTGCAGATCGCTGCGGCCATGGGCGCCGAGGTGACCGTGCTCTCCCGCACCCTGAAGAAGGAGAAGGCAGCGCTGAGACTCGGCGCAACGCGGATGCTCGCGACCACCGAGGAGGACTTCTTCTCCGAACACCGCGGCGAGTTCGACCTCATCCTCAACACGATCAGCGCCGACATCCCCGTCGACCGGTACCTGCGTCTGCTCAAGCCGCGCGGAGTCATGGCCGTCGTCGGCCTGCCGCCCGAGAAGCAGCCGTTCTCCTTCGGCTCGGTCATCGGCGGGGCCAAGGCGATCGCCGGATCGAACATCGGCGGCATCGCCGAGACCCAGGAGATGCTCGACTTCTGCGCCGAGCACGGCATCGCCGCTCAGATCGAGACGATCCCCGTCACCGAGGCGGACGCCGCCTATGATCGAGTCGTGGCCGGAGACGTGCAGTTCCGCGTCGTCATCGACACCGCGAGCTTCGATGAGGTCGAAGCCGTGTGA
- a CDS encoding VanZ family protein, producing the protein MPLALLILYTIFIGLVTLSPQQLDTSPGSFIAGLLDFLASHRLTAWIDYDILEELANVGMFVPFGFLVSLQAGRRRWWLGWVTGIAFTCLIEGTQATLLSATRFATVSDLVTNSLGAGIGAVLALIGMIIWPPRRHDVPIDHEVR; encoded by the coding sequence GTGCCCTTGGCACTGCTCATCCTCTACACGATCTTCATCGGTCTCGTCACTCTCTCGCCCCAACAGCTGGACACGAGCCCTGGTTCGTTCATCGCGGGGCTGCTCGACTTCCTCGCCTCCCACCGGCTCACGGCGTGGATCGACTACGACATCCTCGAGGAGCTCGCGAATGTGGGGATGTTCGTCCCCTTCGGCTTCCTCGTCTCCCTTCAGGCCGGACGTCGCCGCTGGTGGCTCGGCTGGGTCACGGGCATCGCCTTCACGTGCCTCATCGAGGGCACGCAGGCCACCCTGCTCTCAGCCACACGATTCGCCACGGTCAGCGATCTCGTGACGAACAGCCTCGGCGCGGGCATCGGTGCGGTGCTTGCCCTCATCGGCATGATCATCTGGCCGCCGAGGCGGCACGACGTTCC